The segment ATAATTCCATAAGCGAAAACAGAAATAATTGCAATTCTATTTTTTGTAGTTCTAATAATTCCTTTTTTTGCTTCTTCTCTAAAGAAATACCATAGAGCCCCAATACTAAATAAGGCTTCTATTAAAATAGCTACATAAGGATTAGACGCATACAGTCCAAGACCTACTTCTATTGTGTCCGCTCCAAAAATGTGGTGCATATGACCTGAAAATAAATCTAAAACAAAATGGATAGAGACTAAAGCCACACTTACTAAGCCTATTTTAGTACTTTTAAATAGGAATCTCCCAAGTAAGAAAACAGTAGCCAACCAAAATAATTGAGGTAACAAATCATGACTGTATAACATATCGACTACCATATTACTTAAAGTGGCATCAAAGGCGTCACTTGGATTGGTTGGTTCAATACCTAAATAGTGAAAGGTAAACCACAAAAAATCTTGCAATTGAGATATAATTAAAAAATAAAGTAACGTTCCTTTTGGGAATTTTTGTTTTGCAATTAATGCCGTTGTAAAATGTCCTGCTAACATAATTCTTGTTTAATTTTTGTAATATTGCTATCGAATTGAAAGCAAAAATATAAATTACTATCGAATTAATAGTAATAATTTCTAAAAAATGAAAAAAGAATTTCGTTCTGGATGTCCAATCTCTTCTACACTCGATGTTGTAGGTGATAAATGGTCTTTGTTAATTATTAGAGATATGCTTGTTAAGCATAAAAAGACTTTCAAGGAAATTTCTGATTCAGACGAAAGAATTGCTCCGAGCATTTTATCTGCACGATTAAAATTGTTAGAATCGTATAAACTGATATTCAGAACGAAAATGCCCGAAAATAAAAAAGAAAATATTTATTTGTTAACGGAAAAGGGGATTCGTTTAACTCCAATAATTATTGAATTCAGTTTGTGGGGAAATTCCAATATGCGAGAATTTAATGAAATAGATGATATTGAAGGCTTGAATGCAGATAAGACTTTAATTATTCAAACTGTTCAAGATAGTTATAATGCTATGTTGCTTAATTTCCGATAATGTTGCTCTCAAATGGCATACCACGGTTAGTATATGAAGCGCAGCCTGCCGATAGGCGGCTATGATTTCATATACAGTGTTGTACGCTGGCTATTTTTTTTTGCTATTCTCTTGATTAGTTTTAGAGGGTTAATTGCTTTTTAGTTTTTCGGCTACTTCATCATAGTATTCCTGTGTTACTACTTCAGTCCAAGTAGTTGGTTGTCCACCGCCATATAAAGCCAAATATGTTACATCACTAAGCTTTGAGGAGGAATGCCAATGTTCCGTATCTTTCTCACATTTAATTAGATCTCCTTCTTTCAAAATTACAGGCTCATTTCCTCTCTCCTGATAATAGGCTTCTCCATCTACAATTATCAAGACTTGCGCTGTTCCATGTTTATGCCAATCCAAGGTTGAGTTTGCTTTAAAAGTTGCTTTTGTGATGTTATAACCTAATTCTTTATCATCGTGGATAATAGCGTTCAACCAAGCTTCTCCGATGTAATGAGTATTGGGTGCTTTATTACCTTCTGTCAGATATGAAGCAACCTCGTATTCAGTCTTTTGAGAATAGGCTGATAAAGAGACTAGTACTAGCAAGAATAAAATTGAATTTTTCATTTAATTTAAGTTTTTAGTTATTAACCATCGATTCATTAAATCGGCTATTATTTTGTTGTTTAAATCTGACATCGGGAAATGAGTATTGCCTTTTATTCCTTTTTCAGGTAAATGTATAAGAGTAACATCTCCACCATATTCATTAACTACGTTT is part of the Polaribacter sp. SA4-10 genome and harbors:
- a CDS encoding cupin domain-containing protein: MKNSILFLLVLVSLSAYSQKTEYEVASYLTEGNKAPNTHYIGEAWLNAIIHDDKELGYNITKATFKANSTLDWHKHGTAQVLIIVDGEAYYQERGNEPVILKEGDLIKCEKDTEHWHSSSKLSDVTYLALYGGGQPTTWTEVVTQEYYDEVAEKLKSN
- a CDS encoding helix-turn-helix domain-containing protein, which codes for MKKEFRSGCPISSTLDVVGDKWSLLIIRDMLVKHKKTFKEISDSDERIAPSILSARLKLLESYKLIFRTKMPENKKENIYLLTEKGIRLTPIIIEFSLWGNSNMREFNEIDDIEGLNADKTLIIQTVQDSYNAMLLNFR